A stretch of the Bacillus sp. FJAT-18017 genome encodes the following:
- a CDS encoding tetraprenyl-beta-curcumene synthase family protein, with protein MIIPAKPVSLMALSYRKIFPAVKEELGYWKQRAEAIPNHELRNQAIASINTKTFHCEGGSIIALIAKNEYRKAIKFIVAYQTISDYLDNLCDRSTSLDPDDFAALHDAMFDALLPGPSLGDYYSKRKDKDDGGYLADLVGTCKQVLQSVSSYPIIQDHLLDLCGYYCELQVHKHVHPDEREGRLKEWFSRHKKRMPEMDWYEFSACSGSTLGVFCLVSYAIGSPMGEENAKKVVNGYFPYIQGLHILLDYFIDQDEDRLGGDLNFCFYYRNQEVLFNRLLHFMEEADRHTEGLPHQHFHMMINRGLLGLYLSDSKVQSQESVRKLAKKIIKAGGPVSKFFYMNGLAYRFFQKARLN; from the coding sequence TTGATTATTCCAGCAAAACCAGTCAGCCTGATGGCTCTAAGTTATAGAAAGATATTCCCTGCTGTTAAGGAAGAATTGGGTTATTGGAAACAGCGGGCAGAAGCAATTCCGAATCATGAGCTCCGTAATCAGGCAATTGCAAGCATCAACACCAAAACGTTTCATTGCGAGGGCGGTTCCATCATTGCTTTAATAGCAAAAAACGAGTATAGAAAGGCAATTAAATTTATTGTGGCCTACCAAACCATCAGTGATTACCTGGATAACCTTTGTGATCGCAGTACCTCACTTGACCCCGATGATTTTGCCGCCCTCCACGATGCTATGTTTGATGCCCTCTTGCCTGGGCCAAGCCTTGGTGATTATTATAGCAAAAGGAAAGACAAGGATGATGGTGGTTATTTAGCCGATCTCGTTGGCACGTGTAAACAAGTCCTTCAATCTGTAAGCAGTTATCCTATTATCCAGGATCATCTTCTCGATCTTTGTGGCTATTACTGTGAACTTCAGGTCCACAAACACGTCCACCCCGATGAAAGGGAAGGACGGCTGAAGGAATGGTTTAGCCGCCATAAAAAAAGAATGCCTGAGATGGATTGGTATGAATTTTCTGCTTGTTCCGGCTCGACGCTGGGTGTTTTTTGCCTCGTTTCCTATGCGATAGGAAGTCCAATGGGGGAGGAGAATGCCAAGAAAGTAGTTAATGGTTATTTTCCCTATATCCAAGGGCTCCATATTCTATTGGATTATTTTATTGATCAAGATGAGGACAGGCTTGGCGGAGACTTGAATTTTTGTTTTTATTATCGAAATCAGGAAGTCCTGTTTAATCGATTGCTCCACTTTATGGAAGAAGCTGATCGCCATACAGAAGGGCTTCCACATCAGCATTTCCATATGATGATCAATCGAGGGCTTTTGGGATTATATTTGTCAGACAGTAAGGTGCAAAGCCAAGAGAGTGTCAGGAAGCTTGCTAAAAAAATTATAAAAGCGGGCGGCCCAGTAAGTAAATTCTTTTATATGAACGGACTGGCATACAGGTTTTTTCAAAAGGCTCGTCTAAACTAA
- a CDS encoding TIGR01212 family radical SAM protein (This family includes YhcC from E. coli K-12, an uncharacterized radical SAM protein.), which yields MKHLNPFPYALDHKRYHSWNYHLRSQFGHKVFKIALDGGFDCPNRDGTVAHGGCTFCSAAGSGDFAGRRTDELEVQFNEIKAKMHSKWKDGKYMAYFQAFTNTHAPVSELREKFETVLNKEGVVGLSIATRPDCLPDDVVEYLAELNERTYLWVELGLQTIHEKTAQIVNRAHDFDCYVKGVEKLRKHGIRICTHIINGLPLETTDMMMETALEVAKLDVQGIKIHLLHLLKGTPMVKQYEKGMLEFLSFDEYINLVCDQLEVLPPEMIIHRITGDGPINLMIGPMWSVNKWEVLNAIDAELLRRNSWQGKFYKKVEVSI from the coding sequence TTGAAACATTTAAACCCTTTCCCATATGCACTAGACCATAAAAGGTACCATTCCTGGAATTATCACTTGCGCAGCCAGTTCGGCCATAAAGTATTCAAGATTGCCCTGGATGGCGGCTTCGATTGCCCGAACCGTGACGGCACGGTTGCCCATGGCGGCTGTACATTTTGCAGTGCAGCAGGTTCCGGGGATTTTGCAGGAAGGCGCACCGATGAGCTTGAGGTTCAATTCAATGAAATAAAGGCAAAGATGCATTCAAAATGGAAAGATGGCAAATACATGGCCTATTTTCAGGCATTTACAAATACGCATGCTCCAGTTTCCGAGCTCCGGGAAAAGTTTGAAACTGTGCTTAATAAAGAGGGCGTAGTTGGGCTTTCAATTGCAACCCGGCCGGATTGCCTGCCTGATGACGTTGTCGAGTATCTTGCCGAGTTAAATGAACGGACCTACCTCTGGGTTGAACTTGGCCTGCAGACTATACATGAGAAGACTGCTCAAATTGTGAACAGGGCTCATGACTTTGACTGTTATGTAAAAGGTGTAGAAAAACTTAGAAAACATGGAATCCGAATCTGTACCCATATTATTAACGGCCTGCCACTTGAAACAACCGATATGATGATGGAAACGGCTCTAGAGGTTGCAAAACTAGATGTACAAGGAATAAAAATCCATCTTCTTCACCTTCTCAAAGGAACACCTATGGTGAAACAATATGAAAAAGGCATGCTTGAGTTTTTGTCCTTTGACGAGTACATCAACCTTGTCTGTGATCAGCTTGAGGTACTGCCGCCTGAAATGATTATCCATCGGATAACCGGTGACGGACCAATAAATCTCATGATCGGTCCAATGTGGAGTGTAAATAAGTGGGAAGTCTTAAACGCAATCGACGCTGAACTGCTGCGCCGTAACAGTTGGCAGGGAAAGTTTTACAAAAAGGTGGAAGTTTCGATATGA
- a CDS encoding tRNA (mnm(5)s(2)U34)-methyltransferase, translating into MKLDGILPFARGLLQKAVEEGGSAVDATMGNGHDTLFLANLVGETGTVFSFDIQPEAISSTSARLEQSGIADRVKLFQTGHEHVSSCIPASFHGEIHAAIFNLGYLPGSDKSIITKPGTTISAVDQLFAMLKPGGIIVLVVYHGHDGGEEERDGLLKFAGGLDQKQAHVLQYCFINQKNNPPFIVAIEKRKGIR; encoded by the coding sequence ATGAAGCTTGATGGAATACTCCCTTTCGCAAGAGGCCTATTACAAAAAGCCGTTGAGGAAGGCGGCAGCGCGGTCGATGCAACGATGGGAAACGGACATGATACCCTGTTCCTGGCCAATCTTGTTGGAGAAACCGGTACTGTTTTCTCTTTCGATATTCAGCCTGAAGCAATTAGCTCTACCTCTGCCCGGCTTGAACAAAGCGGGATAGCTGATAGGGTAAAGCTGTTCCAAACAGGCCATGAGCATGTATCTTCGTGTATTCCTGCGAGTTTTCATGGCGAGATACACGCGGCCATTTTTAATCTTGGTTACCTTCCGGGCAGCGACAAAAGTATAATAACCAAACCAGGGACAACTATTTCGGCTGTTGATCAGCTATTTGCAATGCTTAAACCCGGAGGAATTATCGTTCTTGTCGTCTATCATGGACATGATGGGGGCGAGGAAGAACGTGACGGTTTACTTAAATTTGCTGGTGGGCTCGACCAAAAACAGGCCCATGTCCTGCAATACTGTTTCATCAATCAGAAAAACAATCCTCCCTTTATTGTAGCCATTGAAAAGAGAAAAGGCATTCGCTGA